The Desulfonatronospira thiodismutans ASO3-1 DNA segment CCTCCTGATCGATGCGGATATCATCCCGCCAGGTGCCGATAAAAGACATATCAGCGCGGGCTATGGAGGCCACGCAGCCATTGGGGCATCCGTCGAACTTGAATTTGAACTTGTAGGGAAAGGCGGGCCTGTGCAGCTCGTCCTGGTACTCCATGGTCATCTGGTAGCACAGCTCCTGGGTGTCGTAACAGGCCCATTCGCAGCGGGACTCGCCCAGACAGGCGGCCGGGGTGCGCAGGTTGGAGCCGGAACCGCCCAGATCCTGATCCATCTTGTGGGTGAGCTCGTAAAAGATCTCTTCAAGCTGCGGAGTGGTGGTTCCCAGAAGAACAATGTCCCCGGTGGAGCCGTGCATGTTGGTCAGGCCGCTGCCGCGGAAATCCCACAGATCGCAGAGCTGGCGGAGATAATCGGTTTTGTAGTACTTGCCTGCAGGCTGGTTGACGCGCATGGTATGAAAATGCGCAACACCGGGAAATTTTTCCGGCTGATCGCAGTAGCGCCCGATGACTCCGCCGCCGTACCCGAAGACACCGACAATGCCGCCGTGCTTCCAGTGCACTTCCTTTTCCACATAGGAAAGCTCCAAAAGCCCCAGGAGATCGTCCACCACATCCACCGGGATCTGGAATTCAATCTCGTTCTGCTTCTGTTGCCTGGACCCTGCCTGCCTTTTCAGATCAGCCACGAAACTCGGCCATGCGCCGCTTTCGAGTTGATCCAGCAAAGGAGTTTCATGTTTAGGCATTGCAAATCCTCCTTAAGATTATGTTTACTACCCTGTTTATAAAAACCGCCCCACCTCGTTAGCCGGTACGGTGACGGCTTAACCACTGGACTGACGTTGCGTGCAGCCGAATTTCGTGATTTTTCCCACAATGAAGGTCTGATGTCAATAGTAATTTCCAAACTGAGCCATGGATTCGGCATTTCAGCAATTTCTTCCATTTAGCCGGTTATACCCCCCATCCCTGACCCCCATGAGGGCTCTCCTGGAGAATCAGCCCGTCTGTTCCAGCTCCTGCCAGATTTCGGGAGCTACTTCATAGCCGGTTTCCTGGGCCTTCTTGAAGTACTTACTGGCCGCTTCAAAATCCTGCCTGTCCATGCAGGCAAGGCCCATGGTATTGTAGGCCGGGCCGAAATTGGGCTCGAGATCAACAGCCTTCTGGCACTGCTGCAGGCAACCTTCCAGATCCCCCTGCATATAATAGGCATTGCCCAGGGTTGCATGGGCCTGCACAAACTGGGGATCAAAGGAAATGGCCCGCTTCAGGGAGGCAATGGCCTTGTCCACGTCGCCGCGCTGCAGGTGGACAAACCCCATGTTGCCGTGCGGCACAGCAAAGCGGTGCCTGATTTTGCTGGCCATTTCATTGTAACTGAAACAACCATCCAGGTCACCTTCGTTCATGGCTATACCGCCAAGCTGTACATAAGCCTCGGCCAGGTCGGGAGATTTGCGGATGGCCTCCTGCAGATACTGCCTGGCGGTCTCAAAGTCACGCAGGGCCATGTAATGCACTCCTAAATTGTAGTTGGTCACCCCGCACTCGGGATTCTTGGCCAGTCTGGCTTTTAGTTCCTGGATCTTTTCTTCAATGCTGCTTTGAGTCATATATGCTCCTGGTAAAATATTTTTGCAGGACTACCTTTCCTTGTATTCCTTGTTTTCCCTCTTGAGAAGCTCGCTGTACCACAGGGAAAACTCGTACATGGCCCGGATCCTGTCCTCGTCATTAATGATGCCCATGCACATTTCCAGAACACCCTGACCATAGGAATTGCTGTACTCCCTGGGCGGGCGTTCATGCAGAAACATGCGCATAAGTTCCTTGCTGGTCCTCTGGGTCCCGTCACGCCTGATCTCGATGGGATTTTTGGGTTCCTGAAAAGGATCCCAGCGATCATAGCCTATCCTGTCGATGAATTTTTTCCTGCGCGGGGCCAGTGAATCGTATATGGCTTTTTTGTGCCTGTCCTGTTCCTGTCTGTTTTCCTCGCTCATGAACTACTCTCCGGATCCCAGCACCCATTCCCGGGTGGGTCCTTTCTGATCTTTGGAAGTTGTTTCGCATGAATTCTGTGCAGCCTCAACCCCCAGGTATTCCCGGTCATACTCGGTAAGCAGGGCCATGGAAACAGGCACCAGGACAGTATGCAGTTCAACATACTTAGTCCCTATGCCTTTGGCCAGTTCCTGGCTCAAGTGCAATAACTGCTCATGCAGCTTGTGCATATCCACTGTAGGATACTGTACTCCCGGCTCAAACCTGGACATGGAGCAGGAGACAGTATTTTCTCCTATTTTCATGGGCAGCCCGTAAAGACGACAGGTCAGCGGCCTGGATTCGTAAAGAATGCACTTGCCTTCCATCAGAAGAGGGCACTGAACTCTTTCTTTACCCGCCTTTTTCAGAATCTCTTCCTCAGAGGCCCCGCCTTCATGTTCCTTGAAGAGCTGCTTTTTTATCTTGTGGGTCCTGCGGTCAGCCTTGTCTGCTTCCACCAGGACCATGTTCCTCAAGCTGGTGTCCAGCTCCTGAAACCTGTGGTTCAGATACAGGGCCTCCACCAGGGACAGGTCAAAAAGGGCATAACAGCAATCCGTGCAGCCGTCATCGCAGCGCACCTCGCCCGGGAAATCCCCCTTCATCTTGTGAAATATACTGTCAACGCCCTGCATCAATTGCTCATATCTTGAAAAATAAGGGCTTAAATCTATGCCTGAATTCATGGTTCCTCCTGATACCAGTTCTCTACAGATACAGGACCTTTATAGTATCTTTTTTTTCTGTTCACAACTGTCAATCTTAATCAAATTTTAATCACCTCACGGGTGTAAAAAAAACTTCAGCACCCTGCCGGACACAGGACAAAAAAGAAGGGGAGGGCCAAGGCCCTCCCCTTCTTATCATCTGCGCAAAAGCAAGATTACTGCTCTGTTACGGTAATAGCGCCCTCTTCACAGACTTCCACACAGGACTCACAGCCCAGGCACTCTTCCATGTTCACGGGATCAGCCTTGCCGTCCTTGAGCTCGAATACTTCAACGGGACATACGTCAACACATTCACCGTCGCCGTTGCATTTTTCCACATCTACAGTTACCAGGTAAGACATAATAAACCTCCGATTTAATTAGTTTAACAATAGTGACTAAATTGAACCTTGAAACAAAGTAAAATGGGAGTTAGTCAAAATAACAAAGCGATGTCAAGCTGGATTTTCAATATATTTTTTTCAAGGATTGCCAATGAGATACAAGGGAATCAACCATATCGCCCTGGCCACCGGGGACTTGAATGCCACCATCAGATTCTGGCGCGATCTAGTGGGGCTGCGCCTCATTGCCGGACTGGGCAGGCCCGGTTACCGCCAGTATTTTTTTGAAATCGGCCCCAGGGACATGCTGCTTTTTTTTGAGTGGAACCATGTCCAGCCTATTCCTGAAAAAGACCACGGGGTACCGGTTCAAGGTCCTTTCGGCTTCGATCACCTGGCCCTGGAGGTAGAAACTCTGGAAGATATGTGGCAGATCTACGACCGCCTCAAGGCCGCCGATATCTGGGTCTCGGAAATCCTGGACCATGGTTTTATTTATTCCCTGTATTCATTTGACCCCAACAATATTCCCATCGAATTCTCCTGGGCCAACCCGGAATTCGACCTGCGAAAAACCCCCAGAATGCAGGACAGCAAGCCGGTATTCGAGGCCCGGAAAGGACCCGATCCTTTACCTGACGTCTGGCCTGAAGTAAGCGAGCCTACCTTGCCCCAGGAGCAGAAAATCTATCCTGGAGAAGGCAGTGAACTGCGAAGCAAAAAAAACAGGTGGTAGAACACCAGGCCCCTGCCCTCACCGGCAGAAACAGCTCCAGGGACGAATATCAACTGTCAAAGATCAGCCTATAAGCAACCTGCCTGTTCTTCTCTGCCACGCTACCGGCCTGGCAGAAATACTTTTTGCAGGCGTGCCTTGTCGTTTTTGCAAGACAAATGAGCCGGCACTGGTGCCGGCTCATTTGTCTATCTAATCAGTCTGAAGTCCGGGTCAAGTCAGGTGGCCTCAATTTCCTTGCGCACCCCTATACCCACTTTCCAGAGGACAGTGATAATCAAAAAGCCTATGCCATAGATGCCCAGAGTAATAAGTATCTCCGGACCTGTGGGTGCATAGGTAAGGACTTCCTTCATGGGGGTGGGGACAAAGCCAGCTGTAATAAGCCCCATACCCTTTTCGATCCAGGTACTGATGAGCACCAGGACACAGGCAAAGGCCAGAATGTTTTCAGCCTGCCGGTTTTTGGGAAAGAGCAGAATCAGCAGGGCTGAAACCCCGGCTGCTGTGGACACCCACATGAAGACAGACAGCATGGTATGTCCTTCAAGACCGAAATAGAGATATTCCCAGTGGGCCAGCTTGTCCGGGACCATGCTGTATGCCGCTGTGAATATCTTACATCCGATGAGAAACAGATAGGCGGCCAGGGCATAGGTAACAATCTTGGCCAGGGACTGGATGGCTTCCCGCCCCGGATCCCATTTGGCAAAGATTTTCACGGCAAAGGCCAGCAGAATTAAGAGGGCCGGTCCAGCGGCAAAAGCCGAGGCCAGAAAGGACGGAGCCATGGAGGCTGTCAGCCAGAAGTCGCGGCCGGGCAGACCGGCATACAGAAAGGCCGTTACCGTATGTATGCTTATGGCCCAGGGTATGGACAGATAGATAAAAGGCTTGATCCACCTGGGAGGTCCGACACGCTTGCGCTCGGCCTGCAGAGTCACCCAGCCGATAAGAATGTTTAAGAACAGATATCCGTTGAGCACTACCATATCCCAGAAAAGTACCGAACTGGGAGTGGGATAAAGGACAACGTTCCACAACCTCTGGGGCTGGCCCAGGTCCACCACTACAAAAAGCAGGCACATGATAATGGTGGCCACGGCCATGAACTCACCCAGAATGAGCATCCGTGCGAAAGCCTTGTGATTATGCAGATACATGGGGATGACCATCATGACCGCCGAGGCGGCGACTCCAACCAGGAAGGTCAACTGGGCAATGTACAGTCCCCAGGAGATGTCCCGGTTCAGGGCGGTCACCGAGAGGCCCTGATCCAGCTGTTGCAGGTAGGCCCCGAAACCCACTCCAATGACCGCCAGCAATACCAGCAGCCATATCCAGTATAAAGCGCTTCCTTTTATTGCTTTCTCGAGCATTTTACACCCCTTAAATTAGATAATAGACTTGTGGGTCAGTGCCCAGTTTGGGTTTGCGTAGCAGAGAATATCTTTCCTGCAAAACCTTGCGCACGTCTGAATTGGGGTCGTTCAAATCCCCGAAAAGAATGGCCCCCTCGGATGCCTCAACACAGGCTGGCATCTCCCCTTGATCCACAAGATGGGCACAAAATTCACACTTTTCCACGACTCCCATTTCCCTGGTTGGATAGTCATGGTCCAGTTCGTCATCATCCAGAAATTTTCTGGGGTCGTAATAATTAAAGCTCCTGGAACCGTAAGGGCAGCCCGCCATGCAGAAACGGCAGCCTATGCAGCGGTGAAAGTCCATGAGGACAATCCCGTCATCCCGGGAGAAAGTGGCCTGTGTGGGACATACCCGCACACACGGTGGATTGTCGCAATGGTTGCAGAGGGTAAGAAAAGGCAGGCTTTTCTTATCTTTGAGATAACCATGGGACTGATCACTGAACAGATTGTAGAAAGGTTCCTTCCAGATCCACTTTATATTTTGATCATTTGGAATCTCAGGCACATTGTGCAGCTTGTGGCAGGCCTCTATGCACTTGTCCATGATTTCATCATTAAGCTTTTCTGAGTCTATTACCATAGCCCAGCGATCCGCCCTGAGCCTGTTTTCACTCTGCCTGGGCCCGGACCTGGCTCCGGCCAGGGAGGGGCAGATGCTCCAACCCAGTGCAGCCATACCCGCAATCTTGATGAATTTTCTTCTGCTGTTTTTCATTATGTTTCCCCCCTAAGGCTCGATGTGGCAGTCCCAGCAATAAGGATCCACCGCTGTGGCATCATGGCAGCGGTCGCAAAACTTCTCCTTGTCGCTGTGACAATCCATGCAGGTTTTGGTCAGGCTCATGGGATAGCTTTCCTGCTTGAGCTCACTCCAGTATTCCTGGTACCCGTCGCGTACGTAGAGGTCGCGCCATTCATCGAGCATGTTCATGTGCTCGGCACGCATGAACTCCGTGCTCTCTATGCACTTTTCATAATCTTCCGGGAGTTCCAGTTCCGGAGTGGAATAGGCGTCAGCCCCGAGATTGTACCAGAAGGGAAAGGTCATAAACAGGGCGAATATGATCAGCCCCGGAATGATCTTATTGGCATCGTACATTATTCATCCTCCTTACCAGGCAAAGGTTCACCCCGCAGGTCGGTCTGACGATCCTCCCCGGGCAGAATCAAGGCGTTGGCCAGCAGCTCATGCACCCCGCAAACTGTTACATCCGGCACCCAGTAATCCATGGAGGCGCTGAGCGTAGCCCTGTCAATGGCGCATACATTGGCCAGGGTATTGACTCCCTTCCTGTCGCGCACAAACTTGACAGCGTTGGCCCTGGGCAGGCCACCCATCATCCTGAGTTCTTCGTTTTCCCCGGGGTTGAGCCCTGATCCGGCACCGCAACAGAAGGTCTGCTCCTTGATGGTGCCCTCGGGCATCTCGTAGAAGTTGTTACAGATATTGTTGAGGACATATCTTGGTTCTTCCAGAAAACCCATGCCGCGCGAAGGGTTGCAGGAATCGTGGAAGGTGACCTTGAGATGATCGTTGCGGGTCTTATCTATGGGAAGCTTCTTGTGCTTGATAAGGTCCGCCACGAATTCCACGATGTGGATCATCTTGGTGGAAGCGGCGTGATCGAACCTGGTCCCGGTAATTGGCGATACCGGCACATCCAGAAATTCCGGAGGACCGTTCATGGTGTCCATATATTGATGCAGTACACGCCACATATGTCCGCACTCGCCGCCCAGGATCCATTTCACGCCCAGGCGCTCCGCCTCGTGATACATCTTGGCGTTTAGCTTTTTCATCATCTCGTGTGAGGTGAAAAAGCCGAAGTTGCCGCCTTCCGAGGCATAGGTGCTCCAGGTGATGTCCAGGCCGTATTCTTCCTGCAGGTAGTGAAAAAGCACCAGGTAACCCATGCAGGTAAAAATACCGGGTTCTGCGAACACGTCCCCGGAAGGAGTGATGAAGAGTATGTCCGCGCCTTTCTTATTGAAAGTGGGCTCGGGCTTGATCCCGGTTGCCTCCTCGATATCATCGCACAGAAAGTCGATGTTATCCTTGAAGGTGTGCGGCGGCAGTCCCAGATGGTTGCCCAGGCGGTTGCAGTTGGCCACAGGCTTGCCGATCCAGTCCAGCTGGAGTCCCAGCAGATTCAAGAGCTCCCGGCCGATAATGGTGATCTCGGCCTGGTCAATGCCGTATGGGCAGTAAACAGAACAGCGCCTGCACTCGGTACACTGGTAATAATAATACCAGATTTCCTTTAAGACCTTTTCATTGAGTTCGCGTCCTCCGGCCATGCGTCCCAGGATCTGGCCGGCTTTGGTCATCTCGCCGCGGTATACCGAACGCAGGAGCTCAGCCCTAAGCACAGGCATATTCTTGGGATCTCCGGAGCCGATGAAGAAATGGCACTTGTCGGCGCAGGCTCCGCAACGCACGCATATATCCATGAACACTTTGAAAGACCGAAACCTCTCCAGCCTGTCCTTCATACCCTCCAGAAAAGTTTCCTTCCAGTTCTCAGGCAGCTTCCAGTCTTCGTCCGTAGGATTCCAGCTCCTGGCATTGGGCATGCCCACCGCTTCCAGCGCGGAAGGATCAGCTGCGTAACAGTACCTGCCCGGCTTTATTTCCAGAGGTACATCCATCCAGTCCAGCTCAGGCGGATGGTGACTGATATTTCTGTACAGTACATCCGGTTTTGGTGTAGCCATTATTGTTTACTCCTTCTTTTCAGCATTATCATCTGAGGTTTCCTCCCCGGAAGCTTCCTCGGTCTTTTCTTCCAGAGGCTTTTCCACCGGCAGCCCGGCCTCGACCATTACTTCCCTGTTTTCGTCTTCATAAGCCTGATAGGTATGGAACTTCACCGGATAATTCCAGGGATTTTCATGATGCTTTTCGCGGCTGTCATTGGGAAGGTTCCTGGTGGGACTCAGGAAAACTCCGCCCAGATGCATGAGCTTGCTGAAAGGAAAATAGACGAGCAGCACAGAGACCAGGAAAAGATGTACAAAGAATGTGGCTCCAATACCCTCGGGCACGGTGGGACTGAACTGAACCAGGCCCATGGTCAACTCTTTGACGGCCATGAGATCTGTTTTGAAGGGCCCTATATAGCGCATGAGCATACCCGATATCACGATCCCCAGGATGAGAAAGAGAGGAAAGTAATCCGCCGGCTGGGAAATATAGCGCACAGAAGGTACCAGCAGTCTTCTCAGTAGCAGATAGCCCAGGGCCACCAGGATGAGCGCGCTGGAAAGATATAGGGCGGGACTTAAAATCTGGAACATGCTGTCCATGTGATCCATGGTCACAAACAACTCAGGAACAGGCTCTGTGAAAAAACGCATGTGACGAAGAAATATCAACAGGAAAGTGTAATGAAATATCAGGGCGAAGATCCACAGCCACTTGCTGGAAGAGTAGGCAATGTGTGGACCCTGATGCAGTTCCACCCTGGTATTTCGAAAAAGTGAACGGAAAAGAAAAACCTCGAAGAACATGCGGCCCACGACCCCCAGCTTGGTGCCGGGATTGTCCAGTCTGTTCCACTTGTCCTTGAACATGGGCAATGACTTCCTGGCCTGCCCACAGGTTGTAGGTATGCGAAACGGCACCGGAGTCTTTCCCCATTGGACCACCCTGACCACAAAACCCACGATGAAAACCAGCACCGCAAGATAGGGTATGATCACTCCAAAAAGAGCACCCATACCAAGGGCTCCGGCGCCCACCATGGCAATCAGGATCAGGGCTACAACCAGAATCAGTGAGTAAATCGCTTTCATGTGCTGCAACCTCTTTTAAAGATTAGACATTATACAAAAAACCAAAACTATTCCGCAGCGTTTTTTGCTATGGCTCTTTCCAGAAGCTTGTGGGTCCTGTTGTGGAACATCTCGGAGCGCTGTTTCCAGAGCTGTTCTCTGCAGGACATGTAGATGTCGAATGCCAGATATGTAAGCCGGTCAAGTCTTGTGAGCAGATCAACCCAGTCTCCGTACTGGTTGTTGCTCTCGATCTCCCGGCCGCAGACTTCCCAGATGGTTTCCCGAAGCATGGGCAGAAAACAGAGGGCCTCGGTGGGGGAAAAACCCTGTACTGCCCGGATGCGGGTTATGCCGTCCAGGTACTGGCGCATTTTTTCCTGGTCGTTGTCCTGGAAAAATTCGTCTAAAATCTTTTCCATGTTCACGCGGAAGGTGTAGCCCACGGGATTGTTGAACTGTCCGGGGCTGTTCTTGAAGAAGCGGGCGGATTCATCCGGGTATGTATCGGTGAATTTTTTGAGCCAGAGGTTGAGAATTTGGGATTTGTGCTGCTTAATGCTCGCATCCAGACTCATTATAATACCCTTGATCCTTATTGTAGTGATTGTTGGAAAAATCAAACACACCGGAGAGGCAGCGAAGCCAAAAACCTGTACCTGCCCGGAGCAAAACAGGCCTGTTGCCGGTTCACGGCAGGTAAAAAGCTCAGCCGGCCGGGTAGAAGCCTGCATTGGTATAATTGAGCACTTTCTAAACCAGCCGGCCTCAATCGTCAAGAAAGATTTGAGAAAAATTTAACAAGTGTAAACTTAAACAGTTTATTAATTCAGGTAGGATTGATACATTGCGGAATTCTGGGATTGAGAAATCGACCACGCGTCCTGCCACGCGCTTCGCGTGGTTCGCGTGGTTCGCGGGACTCAACTCTTTATTTTTACTTACCTCTGAGTTCTTGTGACTGCAAAAAGACTTTTTGCAGTCACATCAGTAAGGGGCCTCGGGGTATGAAATGCCTTTCTTATAAAAAAACTATTCCACCTTGATGCTCACTGATTTTGAAGGCGTGTCTTTCTTGGGGATGGAGACGGTGAGCACACCGTTTTTAAATACAGCCTTTATGCCTGCGGAATCTACATTTCTGGGGAGCTGAAACTTTCTGCTGAAGGGTCCGTAAGACCTCTCCACCAGCTGGTAAGCACTTCCAGTAGCCTCCTTTTCTATTCTCTTTTCCCCGTGCACCAGAAGATGGCCGCCCTTGGACTCCAGGCTGATTTTTTCCTGATCCACACCTGGAAGCTCCAGCTCGATAATGTACTGATCCACTGTCTCGTACAGGTCGGCCACAGGACGCCACAAAGCAAACCTGTCCCTGTCCGATGCCCGTCCCATACTCCAGTCCCGGGCATCATCCATTATCCTGTCGATTTCCTCGCGCATGCTCTGGATCTCCATCCAGGGATTGTGGTGCTTGCTCATACTCATCTCCTGATCATATATCTATCGCTATCGCTATTTGGGAAGTGGCTCTCCCCGTACTTATTTTTAATACCTGTCATTTTTTCAAAAAAATATGTGCGGATGTGCCTTTACCCTGCTTTCCTTAAAAGTGCTTAACAGATACCGCTATGGTTTTGTGGTTTAAGCATTCAACCGGAAGTGTCAACCACTTTTTCCAGGCCCGCTCCCCTTTACCCCCAACATTCAGAGTTGACAAAGTTTGTGCTTATAATATCCTTACCTACGTAAAAATGACGTCATCACCTGAATACTGAAAACTCTTCAGGGATTAAGCTAAGCAATTGCAAAGCGTTAAAAACATTTCAAACATAAAACCTCAGGAACGATATTGATGAGCTCCAGCTACGATACCAGAATCGAAACCATAGGCCCGTCCAAAGTCACCTCGCCCCTGCCTCTGTGGCGTTACATTGAAGACCGCGAAACAGTACCCATGAACCTGGACCCGGAGATGATCGGCGAGGAGCCCAACGGCCCCATCCCTCTGGAAATCGAGGTGGCCGGACCCAGGTCGAACCTTTTTTTCGACCCCTCCAAGACCAAGTGCGCCATTGTTACCTGCGGCGGCCTCTGCCCCGGGATCAACGACGTCATAAGGGCCATTGTCATGGAGGCCCATCACAACTACAAGGTCCCATCGGTTCTGGGCATACGCTTCGGGCTTCAGGGCTTCATCCCCAGTTACGGACATCCCGTAGAAGAGCTCACACCGGATTCAGTAAGCCATATCCACGAATTCGGCGGCACCATCCTGTCCTCTTCCCGGGGGCCTCAACCGCCGGAGGATATTGTGGACGCCATGGAACGTATGAACATAAGCATCCTGTTCATGATCGGAGGCGACGGCACCATGAAGGCGGCCCAGGCCATCCAGCAGGAGGTAGCCCGGAGGGGCAACAAGATGTCTATCATCGGTGTGCCCAAGACCATAGATAATGATGTTCACTTCGTTTCCAAAACCTTCGGCTTCGATACAGCAGTGGAAAAGGCCACCGAAGCCATCGGATGCGCCCATGCCGAGGCTCTGGGCGCACCCAACGGCATCGGCATGGTCAAACTCATGGGCCGCGAATCAGGCTTTATCGCCGCCCAGGCCACCATAGCCCTGAAAGAAGTCAATTTTGTCCTCATACCCGAATCCAGGTTCGACCTGCACGGCTCCAACGGCTTTTTGAGACACCTGGAAAAAAGGCTGGACAAAAGGGGACACGCCGTCATTGTGGTTGCCGAGGGTGCCGGACAGGAACTTTTTGACCGCAAGGGTGCCGACCCCTCGGGAAACATTATTCTGGGCGATATCTGTTCCCTGTTGCGCAAAGAAATCCTGGACCACTTCCATAAAAAAGCACAGGAAATAACATTAAAATTCATTGACCCCAGCTACATTATCCGTTCTGTACCGGCCAACTCCAATGACCGGGTGTACTGTGGATTTCTCGGCCAGCACGCCGTGCATGCAGGCATGGCCGGCAAAACAAGCATGGTGGTCAGCATGATCCAGGACCGCTACATATATCTGCCCCTTTCCCTGGTGACCCAGAAGCGCAAGACCCTGAACATAAACTCCAACTATTGGGGTTCAGTCCTGGCCAGCACTGGCCAGCCTTCTTCCATGGAAAACCCGGAAAAAAATGATAACTGCTGAGATTAATCAATAACGGAGGAGATATGGATAGTAAGAATCTGGAGTGCATTTCAAACACCGATCCGGACCTGATGCAGATGTTCAAGGCCTATGCCCTGAAGATGGAGGAACAGTCCCTGCCGCCCATAGTGGTCAATCTTTTCAAGTGCTATTTTTCCCAGCTTCTTTACGGCAGCCAGGGCAAACTCACACAGCAGGAAATCATTCCGGTAGAACAGAATGAACTGGAAAGCCTGGACAGCATATCCAAGTACAGGGAAAAAGTCCCTGAGGCCATTTCCGAACTGGCTGTCATCAAGCTCAACGGCGGCCTGGGCACCAGCATGGGTCTGGAAAAAGCCAAGTCCCTTATTAAGGTCCGCGAAGAAAAGTCATTTCTGAATCTAATAGCAGAACAGATCAAGGTTCTGCGGGAAAAGTATCAGACCAGGGTGCCCCTTCTGTTCATGAACAGCTTCAGAACCCATATGGATACCATGATGCATGTCCAGGAGATAGACAACCCCTATCACCTGCCCCAGGCTTTTCTGCAGCATAAGTACCCCAAAATACTGACCGACGACCTGAGCCCTGCCAAGTGGCCTGAAAATCCGGAACTGGAGTGGAACCCGCCTGGACACGGAGATATCTATACCGCCCTGGTCACTTCCGGAGTACTCAAAAACCTGCTGGAAAAAGGATACAAGTACGCCTTTATTTCCAATTCGGACAATCTCGGGGCCACGGTGGACGAAAATATCCTGGGCTACCTCAAGGCCAAGGAGTTTACTTTTCTTATGGAAGTCACTCCCCGGACCATTACCGACCGCAAGGGCGGTCATCTGTGCAGGCTGCTGAAAAATGACCGCCTGGCCGTCAGAGAGATAGCCCAGTGCCCGGAAAATGAACTGGAAGACTTCATGGATATCCAGAAATATTCATTTTTCAACACCAACTCCATCTGGCTGAACCTGGAAGAGCTGGAAAAAGTATTCGTCAGGCACAGGATGGTCCCCCTTGACCTCATAATCAATACCAAAAACCTT contains these protein-coding regions:
- the dsrA gene encoding dissimilatory-type sulfite reductase subunit alpha, with translation MPKHETPLLDQLESGAWPSFVADLKRQAGSRQQKQNEIEFQIPVDVVDDLLGLLELSYVEKEVHWKHGGIVGVFGYGGGVIGRYCDQPEKFPGVAHFHTMRVNQPAGKYYKTDYLRQLCDLWDFRGSGLTNMHGSTGDIVLLGTTTPQLEEIFYELTHKMDQDLGGSGSNLRTPAACLGESRCEWACYDTQELCYQMTMEYQDELHRPAFPYKFKFKFDGCPNGCVASIARADMSFIGTWRDDIRIDQEAVAAYVGGEIKPNGGAHAGKDWGPFDIQKEVIDLCPTKCMWMEGGKLNINDRECTRCMHCINVMPRALRIGNDRGLSILCGAKAPILDGAQLGSLLVPFMKVDESYDGVKEVIENIWDWWMEEGKNRERLGETMKRQGFQKLLEVTGIDPDPRHVSEPRHNPYIFWKEEEVPGGFERDINDYRSRHPK
- a CDS encoding tetratricopeptide repeat protein, translating into MTQSSIEEKIQELKARLAKNPECGVTNYNLGVHYMALRDFETARQYLQEAIRKSPDLAEAYVQLGGIAMNEGDLDGCFSYNEMASKIRHRFAVPHGNMGFVHLQRGDVDKAIASLKRAISFDPQFVQAHATLGNAYYMQGDLEGCLQQCQKAVDLEPNFGPAYNTMGLACMDRQDFEAASKYFKKAQETGYEVAPEIWQELEQTG
- a CDS encoding YkgJ family cysteine cluster protein, whose product is MNSGIDLSPYFSRYEQLMQGVDSIFHKMKGDFPGEVRCDDGCTDCCYALFDLSLVEALYLNHRFQELDTSLRNMVLVEADKADRRTHKIKKQLFKEHEGGASEEEILKKAGKERVQCPLLMEGKCILYESRPLTCRLYGLPMKIGENTVSCSMSRFEPGVQYPTVDMHKLHEQLLHLSQELAKGIGTKYVELHTVLVPVSMALLTEYDREYLGVEAAQNSCETTSKDQKGPTREWVLGSGE
- a CDS encoding ferredoxin translates to MSYLVTVDVEKCNGDGECVDVCPVEVFELKDGKADPVNMEECLGCESCVEVCEEGAITVTEQ
- a CDS encoding VOC family protein, which translates into the protein MRYKGINHIALATGDLNATIRFWRDLVGLRLIAGLGRPGYRQYFFEIGPRDMLLFFEWNHVQPIPEKDHGVPVQGPFGFDHLALEVETLEDMWQIYDRLKAADIWVSEILDHGFIYSLYSFDPNNIPIEFSWANPEFDLRKTPRMQDSKPVFEARKGPDPLPDVWPEVSEPTLPQEQKIYPGEGSELRSKKNRW
- the dsrP gene encoding sulfate reduction electron transfer complex DsrMKJOP subunit DsrP, which produces MLEKAIKGSALYWIWLLVLLAVIGVGFGAYLQQLDQGLSVTALNRDISWGLYIAQLTFLVGVAASAVMMVIPMYLHNHKAFARMLILGEFMAVATIIMCLLFVVVDLGQPQRLWNVVLYPTPSSVLFWDMVVLNGYLFLNILIGWVTLQAERKRVGPPRWIKPFIYLSIPWAISIHTVTAFLYAGLPGRDFWLTASMAPSFLASAFAAGPALLILLAFAVKIFAKWDPGREAIQSLAKIVTYALAAYLFLIGCKIFTAAYSMVPDKLAHWEYLYFGLEGHTMLSVFMWVSTAAGVSALLILLFPKNRQAENILAFACVLVLISTWIEKGMGLITAGFVPTPMKEVLTYAPTGPEILITLGIYGIGFLIITVLWKVGIGVRKEIEAT
- the dsrO gene encoding sulfate reduction electron transfer complex DsrMKJOP subunit DsrO, which translates into the protein MKNSRRKFIKIAGMAALGWSICPSLAGARSGPRQSENRLRADRWAMVIDSEKLNDEIMDKCIEACHKLHNVPEIPNDQNIKWIWKEPFYNLFSDQSHGYLKDKKSLPFLTLCNHCDNPPCVRVCPTQATFSRDDGIVLMDFHRCIGCRFCMAGCPYGSRSFNYYDPRKFLDDDELDHDYPTREMGVVEKCEFCAHLVDQGEMPACVEASEGAILFGDLNDPNSDVRKVLQERYSLLRKPKLGTDPQVYYLI
- the dsrJ gene encoding sulfate reduction electron transfer complex DsrMKJOP subunit DsrJ, which produces MYDANKIIPGLIIFALFMTFPFWYNLGADAYSTPELELPEDYEKCIESTEFMRAEHMNMLDEWRDLYVRDGYQEYWSELKQESYPMSLTKTCMDCHSDKEKFCDRCHDATAVDPYCWDCHIEP